A genomic region of Candidatus Dormiibacterota bacterium contains the following coding sequences:
- a CDS encoding LLM class flavin-dependent oxidoreductase, with translation MRSRINDLGAGFSIDPDQGLSDTDEAHLVRLAAELGYHSAWTPSRADAAAFDRCLRWHAASGLPVGISVVPASGQPPEFYAEQARAVWEKTGGRFTLGVGSGQMPHPAEAMRPYLLDLQKRHPPELPLYLAALGPLMLRLAAELADGVALNWCTAEQVAWSRQQLADAANAAGRRVPRVIEYIRTAVDPDVELARRTVAAAALGYALRVPAYRRHFERMDFGEELRRIEATGAAPNPEFIARVAAAGRPGETRTQVERLATGVDLPIVRILVVRRGDVESARRVLEECRPTH, from the coding sequence ATGCGGTCACGCATTAATGATTTGGGAGCCGGCTTTAGCATTGATCCCGACCAGGGCCTGAGCGACACCGACGAGGCGCACCTCGTTCGGTTGGCCGCCGAGCTCGGTTACCACTCCGCCTGGACGCCGTCTCGTGCCGACGCGGCGGCGTTCGATCGCTGTCTGCGCTGGCATGCAGCAAGTGGACTGCCGGTTGGGATTTCCGTCGTTCCCGCTTCCGGCCAGCCGCCGGAGTTCTATGCGGAACAAGCTCGCGCTGTGTGGGAGAAAACCGGGGGTCGATTCACGCTCGGCGTGGGCAGTGGGCAGATGCCCCATCCAGCCGAGGCGATGCGCCCGTATCTACTCGACCTTCAGAAGCGCCATCCGCCAGAGTTGCCGCTCTACCTCGCCGCCCTCGGCCCGTTGATGCTGCGCCTGGCGGCGGAGCTCGCCGATGGGGTCGCGTTGAACTGGTGCACCGCAGAGCAGGTCGCGTGGTCGCGCCAGCAGCTGGCTGACGCCGCGAACGCCGCTGGTCGCCGTGTGCCTCGAGTGATCGAGTACATCCGAACGGCCGTTGATCCTGATGTCGAGCTGGCTCGCAGGACGGTGGCGGCTGCCGCGCTGGGATACGCCCTGCGCGTGCCCGCTTATCGACGCCACTTCGAACGGATGGACTTCGGGGAGGAGCTCCGTCGGATCGAGGCAACGGGCGCCGCGCCCAACCCGGAATTCATCGCTCGCGTCGCCGCCGCGGGCAGACCCGGGGAGACTCGAACGCAGGTGGAACGTCTGGCGACGGGCGTCGATCTTCCCATCGTTCGGATCCTGGTGGTCCGCCGCGGTGATGTCGAGTCCGCGCGGCGCGTCCTGGAGGAATGCCGCCCGACCCACTGA
- a CDS encoding DMT family transporter, with product MAVPTTRTQTAAPGGRPSFIDRFSVVVVAIAAVIWVSDAYFRNPLTSHLTASQIVFAEDALVTIFLLPLLVGGWNELGRLTARQWVSLIVIGVGPQALATWLFTKSFSHHVFAVTYVAQMTQPLIAMTLAWVILGERRRRWFWPTVVMALVGVYIVVFARDLSEPFRLLQGQQVASTAAVRLEAGLEALGAAFLWAAGTVLGRFVLGTISFRTTTALRFTLALPILAVLVVVESGLGGFGHYTISDFVPNLLYIAIVPGVIGLLVYYRGLASTPASLATIAELALPVTIQLLAPLPYPWGFGQALPAYAQLNQAIGTGLLIVVILLLNYTKERVPPVVVQEPAAA from the coding sequence ATGGCCGTCCCGACGACAAGAACGCAAACCGCAGCGCCTGGCGGGCGGCCCAGTTTTATCGACCGCTTCTCGGTCGTGGTGGTTGCGATCGCTGCCGTGATCTGGGTTTCCGACGCGTATTTCCGCAACCCCCTGACCAGCCATCTGACCGCATCTCAGATTGTGTTTGCGGAGGATGCGCTTGTAACGATCTTCCTTCTCCCGCTCCTGGTTGGCGGCTGGAACGAACTCGGCCGGTTAACCGCCCGGCAGTGGGTTTCCCTAATTGTCATTGGCGTCGGACCACAAGCCTTGGCCACATGGTTGTTTACAAAGTCCTTCTCTCATCACGTATTTGCCGTTACCTACGTCGCCCAGATGACTCAGCCGTTGATTGCGATGACATTGGCGTGGGTCATCCTCGGAGAACGGCGGCGGCGCTGGTTCTGGCCAACGGTGGTTATGGCGCTGGTCGGCGTTTACATCGTTGTTTTTGCGCGCGATTTATCTGAACCCTTCAGGCTCCTTCAAGGTCAGCAGGTCGCGAGCACAGCGGCAGTGCGCTTGGAAGCTGGTCTGGAGGCCCTTGGCGCGGCGTTCCTGTGGGCCGCCGGCACCGTACTCGGACGATTTGTTCTGGGAACGATCTCATTTCGCACCACGACTGCTCTGCGATTTACCTTGGCACTACCGATCTTGGCCGTGCTCGTCGTAGTTGAGAGCGGCCTCGGCGGCTTCGGTCACTACACAATTTCGGACTTCGTTCCGAATTTGCTCTACATCGCGATTGTTCCGGGCGTGATCGGCCTGCTTGTGTACTATCGCGGGCTGGCAAGCACCCCCGCGTCCCTCGCTACGATTGCCGAGCTTGCTCTGCCGGTCACGATTCAACTTCTAGCGCCGCTACCGTACCCGTGGGGGTTTGGCCAAGCACTGCCCGCTTACGCTCAACTAAACCAGGCAATCGGTACCGGCCTGTTGATTGTCGTGATTCTGCTGTTGAACTACACGAAGGAGCGAGTGCCGCCAGTCGTCGTGCAGGAGCCCGCCGCAGCCTAG
- a CDS encoding sulfite oxidase: protein MSTVAKPVATHLLSTSPEVSLDELQLGVRNHSLPLEALQYPITPIGLHYLLIHFDIPRVDPSQWELVIGGHVREPLTLTLDDIKRRPAVTRVVTLECAGNGRANLSPRPVSQPWLFEAVGNAEWTGTPLRSLLEAAGPLDGAVEVVFTGIDRGVQGGVEQHYERSLTMAEANRDEVFLAYAINGQPLPPQHGFPLRLVVPGWYGMTHVKWLRSITVVTQPFRGYQQEPAYHVTSTWDELGEPVTRMLPRSLMVPPGIPHFLPRTRQLGLGTCILDGRAWSGRGRIVRVEISTDGDGSWADAELAGDGGDFGWQSWRYAWGADRAGEYELCCRATDATGNVQPLTAPWNAHGVCNNQVQRVKVVVGKDLVPVQAPADGIS, encoded by the coding sequence ATGAGCACCGTAGCCAAGCCGGTGGCGACCCACCTGCTGTCGACCAGCCCGGAGGTCTCGCTCGATGAGCTGCAACTGGGCGTCAGGAATCACTCCTTGCCACTCGAGGCCCTCCAGTACCCGATCACCCCGATCGGCCTGCACTACTTGCTGATCCACTTCGACATTCCGCGGGTCGACCCATCCCAGTGGGAGCTCGTGATCGGCGGCCACGTGCGCGAGCCGCTCACCTTGACGCTCGACGATATCAAGCGCCGGCCGGCGGTCACCCGGGTTGTGACGCTGGAGTGTGCCGGCAACGGCCGGGCCAACCTTTCGCCCCGTCCGGTCAGCCAGCCATGGCTCTTCGAGGCGGTGGGGAATGCGGAATGGACCGGCACCCCGCTACGGTCGCTGCTGGAGGCGGCCGGACCTCTCGACGGCGCCGTTGAGGTGGTCTTCACGGGCATCGATCGGGGTGTCCAGGGCGGTGTTGAGCAGCACTACGAGCGCAGCCTGACCATGGCGGAGGCCAACCGCGACGAAGTCTTCCTCGCCTATGCGATCAACGGGCAACCGCTCCCGCCGCAACACGGGTTCCCATTGCGTCTCGTGGTGCCGGGCTGGTACGGCATGACCCACGTCAAGTGGCTCCGGTCGATCACGGTCGTGACGCAGCCGTTTCGCGGTTATCAACAGGAGCCCGCCTATCACGTCACCAGCACCTGGGACGAGTTGGGCGAGCCCGTGACGCGGATGCTGCCCCGCTCGCTGATGGTGCCGCCTGGCATCCCGCATTTCCTGCCACGGACGCGCCAGCTCGGCCTGGGAACCTGCATCCTCGACGGTCGGGCGTGGTCAGGCCGGGGACGCATCGTTCGCGTTGAGATCAGCACCGACGGAGATGGATCCTGGGCGGATGCCGAGCTCGCTGGAGACGGTGGGGATTTCGGCTGGCAATCATGGCGCTATGCGTGGGGCGCCGATCGGGCTGGTGAGTACGAGCTCTGCTGCCGTGCGACCGACGCGACGGGGAACGTTCAGCCGCTGACCGCGCCGTGGAACGCGCATGGCGTCTGCAACAACCAGGTGCAGCGCGTCAAGGTCGTGGTCGGAAAGGATCTGGTGCCGGTCCAAGCGCCGGCTGACGGCATTTCCTGA